A single window of Flagellimonas maritima DNA harbors:
- the fmt gene encoding methionyl-tRNA formyltransferase, which translates to MSSNNKKSLRIVFMGTPDFAVGSLRTIVESGYLVAAVITAPDRPAGRGRKIQESAVKSFAVAQNLKVLQPVNLKDESFLDELKSLEANLYIVVAFRMLPKVVWQIPKYGTFNLHASLLPQYRGAAPINWAIINGETETGVTTFFIDEKIDTGSVILQKKEKIHLDDTVGTLHDRLMDLGAKLVVETCKRIADDDVSITVQKNFENLKPAPKLNKENRKIDWNISLKKIHDFIRGLSPYPAAWCYIVNGKKEEPIKIYKAKMEPTEHDYEIGKLILEKKELNVATKDGFLRILEVQLPGKRKMEIADILNGLNLDKNAYLR; encoded by the coding sequence ATGTCATCAAACAATAAAAAGTCATTGCGAATAGTATTCATGGGAACTCCCGACTTTGCCGTTGGAAGTTTAAGAACCATTGTAGAATCAGGTTACTTGGTAGCGGCTGTCATTACGGCACCTGATAGACCTGCAGGCAGGGGAAGAAAGATTCAAGAATCCGCAGTTAAAAGTTTTGCGGTAGCTCAAAATTTAAAGGTGCTACAGCCCGTTAATCTAAAAGACGAAAGTTTTCTGGATGAACTCAAGAGCTTAGAGGCCAACCTTTATATTGTGGTCGCCTTTAGAATGTTGCCAAAGGTTGTTTGGCAAATACCAAAATATGGGACATTTAATCTTCATGCATCCCTACTCCCACAATACAGGGGAGCCGCTCCAATAAATTGGGCTATCATCAATGGCGAAACCGAAACCGGGGTCACTACGTTCTTTATTGATGAAAAGATAGATACGGGAAGCGTTATTCTTCAAAAAAAAGAAAAAATACATTTGGACGATACGGTAGGTACACTTCATGACAGGTTGATGGACCTTGGTGCCAAACTGGTTGTGGAAACCTGTAAAAGAATTGCCGATGATGATGTTTCTATTACGGTACAAAAGAATTTTGAAAATTTGAAACCTGCTCCCAAACTCAATAAAGAGAATCGTAAAATTGATTGGAATATATCACTGAAAAAAATTCATGACTTTATAAGAGGCTTGAGTCCTTACCCTGCTGCATGGTGTTACATTGTTAATGGCAAAAAAGAAGAGCCCATCAAAATTTACAAGGCCAAAATGGAACCTACGGAACATGACTATGAAATTGGAAAGTTGATTTTAGAAAAAAAGGAATTGAATGTTGCCACAAAAGATGGTTTTTTAAGAATCCTGGAAGTACAATTGCCCGGGAAGCGAAAAATGGAAATAGCTGATATTCTGAACGGTCTTAATCTCGATAAAAATGCATATCTCCGCTAA
- a CDS encoding RecQ family ATP-dependent DNA helicase, producing the protein MQKQPKSILKEFWGHDAFRGSQKKIIDSVITGNDVLALLPTGGGKSICYQIPGLAKEGICIVVSPLVALIQDQVNQLKSKGIKAIALIGGISHEELINLLDNCCFGNYKFLYLSPERLQQTMVQERIREMNVNTIAIDEAHCISQWGNDFRPAYLDCAILKELAPKAPMIALTATATPKVVQDILENLKLEQVQLFKDSFSRSNISFKVKQTEDKLYQLKKYFSTSKGSGIVYVRSRKMSVSLSEFLNKNGFTASFYHGGIAKIEKEEKLNLWLKEDIKIIVATNAFGMGVDKSNVRSVLHYQIPDSLESYFQEAGRAGRDGQRATALMLITKEDEDLAKQQFLSSLPNVGFVKRLYLELNNYFQISYGESTMETFGLEFNLFCKRYSFNPSMTYNGLRILDQNSVIALSDRYNEKNMLRFIASKEGIFDYLNHNRKVAPLIQTILRTYGGITEYETKINIHLISQKTGKTEKYIKIILHQMHIDGIVAYKSSSNDLEITFLVPREDERTINIFAKKITDFNIVKEKNMRTMLDYVNNSSLCRSTFILRYFGEKTKEDCGSCDICLENKGAAQTDIKEEIINCLKTEPKTSRELVPYFAVEEKVLLENLRQLLEDEVLLLNHNNEYVIKQ; encoded by the coding sequence GTGCAGAAGCAACCTAAATCTATTTTAAAGGAATTTTGGGGCCATGATGCGTTTAGGGGGTCACAAAAGAAAATTATCGATTCCGTAATTACGGGTAATGATGTTTTGGCGTTATTGCCCACTGGAGGCGGTAAATCTATCTGTTACCAAATTCCCGGTCTGGCCAAAGAAGGTATTTGCATTGTAGTATCACCTTTAGTGGCTTTAATCCAAGACCAAGTAAATCAATTAAAATCAAAAGGAATAAAAGCTATTGCCCTAATTGGGGGTATATCTCATGAAGAGCTGATCAATCTACTGGATAATTGTTGTTTTGGAAATTATAAATTTCTTTACCTATCTCCTGAGCGTTTGCAACAGACCATGGTGCAAGAAAGAATAAGAGAAATGAACGTAAACACCATTGCCATTGATGAAGCTCACTGCATCTCACAATGGGGCAATGATTTTAGACCTGCCTATTTGGACTGCGCAATCTTAAAAGAACTCGCTCCAAAGGCACCCATGATAGCCCTTACGGCAACAGCTACGCCTAAAGTTGTGCAGGACATTTTAGAAAACTTAAAACTGGAACAGGTTCAGCTATTCAAGGATTCTTTTTCAAGGTCTAATATAAGTTTTAAGGTAAAACAAACCGAGGATAAACTATATCAACTAAAAAAATACTTTTCCACTTCCAAGGGTAGTGGAATTGTTTATGTAAGGTCACGGAAAATGTCCGTATCACTTTCGGAATTTTTGAATAAAAATGGGTTTACAGCCTCTTTTTATCATGGCGGCATTGCCAAGATTGAAAAAGAGGAGAAATTGAATTTGTGGCTAAAAGAAGATATTAAAATTATAGTAGCTACAAATGCTTTTGGAATGGGTGTGGACAAATCAAACGTTCGCTCGGTTTTACATTACCAAATTCCTGATAGTTTGGAGAGTTACTTCCAAGAAGCTGGCAGAGCTGGTAGGGATGGCCAGAGAGCTACGGCACTAATGCTGATTACTAAAGAGGATGAAGACTTGGCAAAACAACAGTTTTTATCTTCTTTGCCGAATGTAGGTTTTGTAAAAAGACTATATCTTGAATTGAACAACTATTTTCAAATTTCCTATGGTGAATCAACCATGGAGACATTCGGATTAGAGTTTAATTTATTTTGTAAGCGATACAGTTTTAATCCAAGCATGACCTATAATGGGCTGAGAATTCTTGACCAAAATTCTGTAATAGCATTATCAGATCGGTACAATGAAAAAAACATGCTTAGGTTTATTGCTTCAAAAGAGGGGATTTTTGATTACTTGAACCACAACAGAAAAGTTGCACCGCTTATACAGACAATTTTAAGGACTTACGGCGGAATAACTGAATACGAGACCAAAATCAATATTCATTTGATTTCACAAAAAACGGGGAAGACCGAAAAATATATAAAAATTATTCTTCACCAAATGCATATTGACGGGATTGTAGCATACAAAAGCTCATCCAACGATTTAGAAATAACTTTTTTGGTGCCTCGTGAAGATGAACGTACGATAAACATTTTCGCGAAAAAAATCACTGATTTCAATATCGTGAAAGAAAAAAATATGCGAACTATGTTGGATTATGTTAACAATTCCAGTTTATGCAGAAGTACCTTCATATTGAGGTATTTTGGTGAAAAAACCAAAGAAGATTGTGGTTCTTGCGATATTTGTCTGGAAAATAAAGGCGCTGCGCAAACAGATATAAAGGAAGAAATCATTAATTGTTTAAAAACCGAACCTAAAACTTCAAGAGAACTTGTTCCCTATTTTGCTGTTGAGGAAAAGGTACTTTTGGAAAATCTTCGACAATTACTTGAAGACGAAGTGCTACTATTGAATCATAACAACGAATATGTCATCAAACAATAA
- a CDS encoding AAA family ATPase: MNTKKVVITGAPGTGKTSLINRLEDKGFYCFHEIIRDMTSKARNNIKSDVVGSNPLVFVKDARQFNKDLLYARTQHFKKSLDLDIAISFFDRGIPDVLAYMDFFGQDYNEDFIAACENNRYDEIYIVPPWKEIYVSDNERLESFDEAEEIHEVLMGTYTRFGYKPITVPKNTVEERISFVLSTLNPI; the protein is encoded by the coding sequence TTGAACACGAAAAAAGTAGTCATTACAGGTGCCCCCGGAACAGGAAAGACATCCCTGATCAATAGATTGGAAGATAAAGGGTTCTATTGTTTCCATGAAATCATTAGGGACATGACCTCAAAAGCCAGGAACAATATCAAATCTGATGTTGTAGGATCAAATCCATTGGTCTTTGTTAAGGATGCACGGCAGTTCAACAAAGATTTGCTTTACGCCAGAACCCAACATTTTAAAAAATCGCTTGATTTGGATATCGCCATCAGTTTTTTTGACCGAGGGATCCCAGATGTGCTTGCTTATATGGATTTCTTTGGACAAGATTATAATGAGGATTTTATAGCTGCCTGTGAGAACAATCGCTATGATGAAATTTATATTGTACCGCCCTGGAAAGAAATCTATGTTTCTGACAATGAACGCCTTGAAAGTTTTGATGAAGCTGAAGAAATCCATGAAGTGCTTATGGGCACTTATACTCGATTTGGTTACAAGCCGATTACAGTTCCAAAAAATACCGTTGAAGAACGAATATCGTTTGTTTTGTCAACTCTCAACCCAATCTAG
- a CDS encoding DUF493 family protein yields the protein MDKEKSDEFYARLKEQLLESTSWPSNYLYKFIVPTDKKRIEQITNIFNMPGAVIESKKSKKGTYTSVSITIHLKNPDEVIAKYKEVSSVEGVISL from the coding sequence ATGGATAAAGAGAAATCCGACGAATTTTATGCCAGGTTAAAGGAACAATTGTTGGAGAGTACTTCATGGCCTTCAAACTATCTATATAAGTTCATAGTTCCAACGGATAAAAAAAGAATTGAGCAGATTACGAATATCTTCAACATGCCCGGGGCTGTCATTGAATCGAAAAAATCAAAAAAAGGGACTTATACAAGCGTTTCCATTACGATACATTTAAAAAATCCAGACGAAGTTATTGCAAAGTATAAGGAAGTTTCCTCGGTCGAAGGAGTAATTTCTTTATAA
- a CDS encoding DUF4290 domain-containing protein, with translation MNLVENLQYNTERTKLIIPEYGRHFQKMVDHAVSIEDKEERNKVAKSIISVMGNLQPHLRDVADFQHKLWDQLFIMSDFKLDVESPFPITPKEVLQQRPEPLEYPQNFPKYRFYGNNIKRMIDVAIKWEKGDMRSGLEYAIANHMKKCYLNWNKDTVEDSAIFAHLKELSNGEIDLAPNGESLTDSGQFLKNRSAKSNRNGSNNKKGQRNNRGKKRY, from the coding sequence TTGAATCTAGTAGAAAATTTACAATATAATACAGAGCGAACTAAGCTCATTATTCCTGAATACGGTCGTCATTTCCAAAAAATGGTAGACCACGCCGTCTCCATAGAAGATAAGGAAGAACGCAATAAAGTTGCAAAGTCAATCATTAGCGTAATGGGCAATTTGCAGCCCCATTTGCGCGATGTTGCCGATTTTCAACATAAACTATGGGATCAGCTCTTTATTATGTCCGATTTTAAATTGGATGTAGAATCACCGTTCCCGATTACTCCAAAAGAAGTTTTGCAACAGCGTCCTGAACCATTGGAATATCCACAGAACTTTCCAAAATATCGATTTTATGGAAACAACATCAAAAGAATGATAGATGTAGCCATAAAATGGGAAAAAGGCGATATGCGTTCCGGGTTGGAATATGCCATAGCGAACCATATGAAAAAATGCTACTTAAACTGGAACAAGGATACTGTTGAAGATTCCGCAATATTTGCACATTTAAAGGAACTGAGCAATGGCGAAATTGATTTAGCCCCAAATGGTGAAAGCCTGACCGATAGTGGGCAGTTTCTTAAAAACCGTTCTGCCAAGTCAAATAGGAACGGTAGCAACAATAAAAAAGGACAGCGCAACAACAGAGGTAAAAAAAGGTATTAA
- the murA gene encoding UDP-N-acetylglucosamine 1-carboxyvinyltransferase: MGTFRIEGGHQLHGEITPQGAKNEALQILCAVLLSGEKITINNIPDIIDVNKLISLLEDLGVKIQKKGKGSYTFKADDINLDYLQSDQFKQDGRGLRGSIMLVGPLLARFGKGYIPKPGGDKIGRRRLDTHFEGFIKLGAKFRYNKEEYFYGVEAEKLKGTYMLLDEASVTGTANILMAAVLAEGTTTIYNAACEPYLQQLCKMLNRMGAKISGIGSNLLKVEGVETLGGTEHTMLPDMIEIGSWIGLAAMTRSELTIKNVSWDDLGQIPNAFQKLGIQVKRKGDDIYIPKHKNGYEVQNYIDGSILTIADAPWPGLTPDLLSILLVVSIQAKGEVVIHQKMFESRLFFVDKLIDMGAKIILCDPHRATVIGHNFKSTLKATTMVSPDIRAGVSLLIAALSAKGISTIHNIEQIDRGYENIDERLRAIGAAITRV, encoded by the coding sequence ATGGGAACATTTCGGATAGAAGGTGGTCACCAACTACATGGTGAAATTACCCCTCAGGGTGCAAAGAACGAAGCACTACAGATTCTTTGTGCGGTATTGCTTTCAGGTGAAAAAATTACGATCAACAATATCCCCGATATAATCGATGTAAATAAGCTCATCAGTTTATTGGAAGATTTAGGAGTTAAAATCCAAAAGAAAGGCAAGGGCTCCTATACGTTCAAAGCGGATGACATTAATTTGGATTATTTACAATCCGACCAATTTAAGCAGGATGGGCGTGGTCTAAGAGGTTCCATTATGTTGGTAGGGCCATTACTGGCCAGATTTGGTAAAGGATACATTCCAAAACCGGGAGGGGACAAAATCGGGAGAAGGCGTTTGGACACTCATTTTGAAGGGTTTATAAAACTTGGAGCCAAGTTCCGATACAACAAAGAGGAATACTTTTATGGAGTTGAAGCTGAAAAGTTGAAAGGAACCTACATGCTTTTGGACGAGGCTTCCGTAACAGGGACCGCTAACATTTTAATGGCCGCGGTTTTGGCCGAGGGAACAACGACAATATATAACGCAGCTTGCGAACCCTATTTGCAACAATTGTGCAAAATGTTGAATAGGATGGGGGCAAAGATTTCCGGAATCGGTTCAAACCTATTAAAGGTGGAAGGGGTGGAAACCTTGGGTGGTACAGAACATACCATGTTACCGGATATGATAGAAATAGGTAGCTGGATCGGGTTGGCTGCTATGACACGTAGTGAGTTGACCATTAAGAATGTGAGTTGGGATGATTTGGGACAAATACCCAATGCTTTCCAAAAATTGGGAATACAAGTGAAGCGTAAGGGAGATGATATTTATATTCCCAAGCACAAAAACGGGTATGAAGTGCAGAATTATATTGATGGTTCAATTCTTACCATCGCGGACGCACCATGGCCAGGATTGACCCCAGATTTATTAAGTATACTGTTGGTTGTTTCAATTCAAGCAAAAGGAGAGGTGGTAATCCATCAAAAAATGTTTGAAAGTCGGCTTTTCTTTGTGGATAAGCTAATAGACATGGGGGCAAAGATTATTTTATGCGATCCACATCGTGCCACGGTCATTGGACACAATTTTAAGTCTACTTTGAAAGCTACTACCATGGTATCGCCAGATATTAGGGCAGGGGTTTCACTTTTGATAGCTGCACTTTCTGCAAAAGGCATCTCTACAATTCACAATATTGAACAAATAGATCGCGGTTACGAGAATATCGATGAACGTTTAAGGGCTATTGGAGCAGCTATTACGCGCGTGTAA
- a CDS encoding alkyl hydroperoxide reductase has protein sequence MKLTLKLAAIYNVLWGAWVVLFPDHFFDLVGMNPLNHPMVWQGMGMVIGVYGLGYWWASYDPMRHWPIVAVGFLGKIFGPLGFLFNYLQDIVPFEFIYTLITNDFIWWVPFYLILRKVHIEYKWKLTE, from the coding sequence ATGAAGCTTACGTTAAAACTAGCCGCAATCTATAACGTACTCTGGGGAGCTTGGGTAGTTTTATTTCCTGACCACTTTTTTGACCTTGTGGGTATGAACCCTTTAAATCATCCTATGGTATGGCAAGGAATGGGCATGGTCATTGGAGTTTATGGTCTTGGCTATTGGTGGGCTTCTTATGATCCCATGAGACATTGGCCTATAGTCGCCGTTGGGTTTCTTGGTAAAATATTTGGGCCGTTGGGATTTCTCTTCAACTATCTGCAAGATATAGTACCATTTGAATTTATCTATACATTGATCACAAACGATTTTATCTGGTGGGTTCCATTTTATCTCATTTTAAGAAAAGTACATATTGAATACAAATGGAAATTGACGGAATGA
- a CDS encoding pirin family protein yields the protein MSSAIVNIIPLGFPWQTQDPFLFCVYHLDHYTKGNETMGPDPELLEGRDLGNDFTLKDGWRMYHGQTIPGFPNHPHRGFETITIVNKGYCDHSDSLGAAGRFGEGDTQWMTAGRGVQHSEMFPLLNMESGNTLELFQIWLNLPKADKFTEPHFKMLWHEDIPVINEENAQIKVIAGNYKGSQANEPAPNSWAANTDNEVAIWNIHVDADQEFVLPKAKTNVNRTLYFYEGSEIYIGNRKVNPNFGILLDASQEITIKIGDKKAHFLMLQGKPINEPVSKYGPFVMNTDEEIQKAMEEYQLTQFGGWPWPYADNVHDREKGRFAKYPDGTLIEK from the coding sequence ATGAGTAGTGCTATTGTAAACATCATTCCTTTAGGTTTTCCTTGGCAGACCCAAGACCCTTTTCTTTTCTGTGTGTATCATTTAGATCACTATACAAAAGGAAACGAAACAATGGGTCCCGACCCTGAATTGTTGGAAGGTAGGGATTTAGGCAATGATTTTACCTTGAAAGACGGATGGCGGATGTATCACGGGCAGACCATCCCAGGGTTTCCAAATCATCCTCACCGAGGGTTTGAGACGATAACTATTGTAAATAAAGGATATTGTGACCATTCAGATTCGCTGGGTGCCGCTGGAAGATTTGGTGAAGGCGATACCCAATGGATGACAGCAGGTAGAGGCGTTCAACATTCTGAAATGTTTCCTCTACTGAATATGGAGAGTGGTAATACCCTAGAACTTTTTCAGATTTGGCTAAATCTTCCAAAAGCGGATAAATTTACAGAACCCCATTTTAAAATGCTATGGCATGAGGACATTCCGGTCATTAATGAAGAGAATGCACAAATAAAAGTGATAGCTGGAAATTATAAGGGTTCGCAGGCCAATGAGCCAGCGCCCAATTCATGGGCCGCAAATACTGATAACGAAGTCGCTATTTGGAATATTCACGTGGATGCAGATCAGGAGTTTGTCTTGCCAAAAGCGAAAACAAATGTAAATCGTACACTTTACTTCTATGAAGGATCCGAAATTTATATCGGAAACCGAAAAGTGAATCCAAATTTTGGAATACTATTGGATGCCTCTCAAGAAATTACCATTAAAATAGGAGATAAAAAGGCACATTTTCTAATGCTACAGGGAAAGCCCATTAATGAACCTGTTTCAAAATATGGCCCTTTTGTAATGAATACCGACGAAGAGATTCAAAAAGCTATGGAAGAATATCAATTGACCCAATTTGGTGGTTGGCCATGGCCTTATGCGGATAACGTTCATGATAGGGAAAAAGGGCGTTTTGCCAAATACCCAGATGGTACTTTGATTGAAAAATAA
- a CDS encoding VOC family protein, whose translation MMKKIIILFALVLLMQSYGQENGPNFNFTFDHQSLVVTKLRETGDFYKNVFGFEEIPHPEKKLGFRWFSIYGNSQLHLIKKDIVEFKKDKSIHLCLAIGSLEKFIEHLIKNNIDFYDWPGNKGSVTDRADGVKQIYIQDPEGYWIEINTATHKS comes from the coding sequence ATGATGAAGAAAATTATAATTTTATTTGCCCTGGTTTTACTTATGCAATCTTATGGTCAAGAAAACGGACCAAATTTTAATTTTACTTTTGATCACCAGTCGCTCGTCGTAACCAAACTGAGGGAAACAGGTGATTTTTATAAAAATGTTTTTGGTTTTGAAGAAATACCGCATCCAGAAAAAAAACTTGGCTTTAGATGGTTCAGCATTTATGGAAATTCTCAGTTGCACCTTATTAAAAAGGATATAGTTGAATTCAAAAAGGACAAGAGCATACATCTATGCTTGGCCATAGGGAGTTTAGAAAAATTTATTGAACACTTAATCAAAAATAATATTGATTTTTATGATTGGCCAGGTAATAAGGGCTCGGTCACCGATCGGGCGGATGGCGTAAAACAAATTTACATTCAAGACCCCGAAGGTTACTGGATAGAGATAAATACCGCAACGCATAAGTCATGA
- a CDS encoding amidohydrolase, with protein sequence MRKIVLLLLTSLTICGISAQKMSNSKKGVIASVENHKENLIKISDSIWTFAETAFNESKSAEVLASYAEKNGLNVTRGVANIPTAFTATYGSGKPVISVLGEFDALPGLSQNTVPTKNPRIDGAPGHGCGHNMFGAASLGAAIAIKEQIEAGKLKGTVKFLGTPAEEKYFAKVWMVEAGLWDDVDVNVSWHPSSKIEADVQSGLSLIDFIVEFTGQAAHASADPWNGRSASDALELYTTGINYYREHIRPTSRIHYHIQDGGQVVNVVPDYSKIWVRVRDPKRKIMLPTYEQVKKMAEGAAIMANVDYKISLVSGIYETLVNRSGGEIMQNNLELLGPISYTDEETAFGKAIQKATGKPEIGMDSKIEPLRDTEENPGGGSTDVGDVSWNVPNINLGVTVAPKDTPWHSWAVVACGGMSIGHKGMVYASKAMAMTMADLFENPKLVEKVKEEYKTRKGDEKYEAMIDGPPPIGEN encoded by the coding sequence ATGAGGAAAATCGTATTATTATTACTGACTTCACTAACCATATGTGGCATATCGGCCCAGAAAATGAGCAATAGCAAAAAAGGAGTCATTGCATCAGTAGAAAACCATAAAGAGAATCTTATTAAAATAAGTGACTCTATTTGGACCTTTGCAGAAACCGCGTTCAACGAATCTAAATCGGCAGAGGTTTTGGCCAGTTATGCGGAAAAAAATGGTCTCAATGTTACCAGGGGTGTGGCAAATATTCCTACGGCATTTACCGCCACTTACGGTTCTGGGAAACCGGTAATCAGCGTTCTAGGGGAATTTGATGCCCTGCCAGGCCTTTCACAAAACACGGTCCCAACCAAAAATCCAAGAATTGATGGTGCCCCAGGGCATGGATGTGGCCATAATATGTTCGGTGCTGCCAGTTTGGGAGCTGCCATCGCAATCAAGGAACAGATTGAAGCAGGAAAATTGAAGGGGACGGTTAAATTTTTAGGTACACCTGCCGAGGAAAAATATTTTGCAAAAGTTTGGATGGTAGAAGCTGGTCTTTGGGATGATGTAGATGTTAATGTTAGCTGGCATCCAAGTTCCAAAATAGAAGCAGACGTACAGAGTGGTCTTTCTTTGATAGATTTTATAGTGGAGTTTACAGGACAAGCGGCCCATGCTTCTGCTGACCCTTGGAACGGTCGCAGTGCGTCTGATGCATTGGAACTTTATACCACCGGCATCAACTACTATAGAGAACATATAAGGCCTACTTCGCGTATCCATTACCATATTCAGGATGGAGGCCAAGTTGTCAATGTAGTACCGGACTATTCTAAAATTTGGGTACGGGTACGAGATCCAAAAAGAAAAATTATGCTGCCAACTTATGAGCAGGTCAAAAAAATGGCCGAAGGTGCAGCTATTATGGCCAATGTGGATTATAAAATATCATTGGTTTCAGGAATTTATGAAACATTGGTGAATCGTTCAGGGGGTGAAATCATGCAAAATAATCTCGAATTGTTGGGTCCAATCTCCTACACGGACGAGGAAACCGCTTTTGGAAAGGCGATTCAAAAAGCGACGGGAAAGCCAGAAATTGGAATGGACAGTAAAATTGAACCGTTACGGGATACGGAAGAGAACCCTGGGGGAGGCTCTACCGATGTTGGTGATGTAAGTTGGAACGTGCCCAATATCAATTTGGGCGTGACTGTTGCACCAAAAGACACGCCTTGGCACTCATGGGCCGTTGTTGCTTGTGGAGGTATGAGTATCGGTCACAAAGGAATGGTCTATGCTTCTAAAGCTATGGCAATGACCATGGCAGATCTTTTTGAAAATCCAAAGTTGGTTGAGAAGGTAAAAGAAGAATACAAGACCCGTAAAGGGGACGAAAAATACGAAGCCATGATCGATGGACCACCACCGATTGGAGAAAATTAA
- a CDS encoding DUF6340 family protein — protein sequence MKLFAHIFLIFIFTYTLISCSATNKLTLGVTEPAILSLPSDVGTIGIINRSLASEKNNVIDKLDKILSLEGLNLDREGALAAITGLYTELERNSQFETIKIIDSIDVIRKGLSVFPAQLSWELVEQICNENNVDVLFSLEFYDTDTRADYQATIVNIPNNFGINAKVPGHRVTLQTMIKNGWRVYNPINKQILDEFISKDQIVSTGEGINPVKAIEAVMARKEAVIQLSNQLGNNYGLNLRQMRRRVARDYFVRGTDNFVIAKRRAQTGDWDGAAALWNTEVEHPKRKIAGRAHYNMAIINEINGNLEKAIDWASKSYSDFGIREGLRYINILRRRVADHQEIERQLSK from the coding sequence ATGAAACTTTTTGCCCATATCTTTTTAATCTTCATATTTACCTACACATTGATTAGTTGTAGTGCTACGAATAAATTGACCCTTGGAGTGACCGAACCCGCGATTCTTTCATTGCCTTCAGATGTTGGCACTATTGGAATCATTAACAGAAGTTTAGCTTCGGAAAAGAACAATGTTATTGATAAACTTGATAAGATTCTTTCTTTAGAAGGATTGAATTTGGATAGGGAAGGAGCATTGGCTGCCATTACAGGTCTATATACCGAACTAGAAAGGAATAGCCAGTTTGAAACAATAAAAATAATAGATTCTATTGATGTCATACGAAAAGGGTTAAGCGTTTTTCCTGCCCAGCTATCTTGGGAGCTAGTAGAACAGATTTGTAATGAAAACAATGTTGATGTATTGTTTTCACTGGAATTCTATGATACGGATACTCGAGCGGATTACCAAGCCACCATAGTGAACATACCCAACAATTTTGGTATCAATGCCAAAGTTCCTGGTCATAGGGTTACCCTACAAACCATGATTAAAAACGGATGGCGTGTTTACAATCCCATTAACAAACAAATCTTGGACGAATTTATTTCCAAAGACCAGATAGTTTCCACTGGTGAGGGAATCAATCCTGTAAAAGCTATTGAAGCTGTAATGGCAAGAAAAGAGGCTGTTATACAGCTTAGCAACCAGTTGGGGAATAACTATGGGCTCAATTTAAGACAAATGCGCAGAAGGGTTGCAAGAGATTATTTTGTTAGAGGCACGGATAACTTTGTTATTGCCAAAAGAAGAGCACAAACAGGCGACTGGGATGGTGCAGCAGCTTTATGGAATACAGAAGTGGAACATCCAAAAAGAAAAATCGCTGGAAGAGCCCATTATAACATGGCGATAATCAATGAAATTAATGGGAATCTGGAAAAAGCCATTGATTGGGCTTCTAAATCCTACTCTGATTTTGGGATTAGGGAAGGTCTTCGTTATATCAATATTCTGAGAAGGAGAGTAGCAGATCACCAAGAAATAGAAAGACAACTCTCCAAATAG